Proteins co-encoded in one Bubalus bubalis isolate 160015118507 breed Murrah chromosome 7, NDDB_SH_1, whole genome shotgun sequence genomic window:
- the PRDM8 gene encoding PR domain zinc finger protein 8 isoform X1, which produces MEDSGIQRGIWEGDAKAVQQCLTDIFTSVYTTCDIPENAIFGPCVLSHTSLYDSIAFIALKSTDKRTVPYIFRVDTSAANGSSEGLMWLRLVQSARDKEEQNLEAYIKNGQLFYRSLRRIAKDEELLVWYGKELTELLLLCPSRSHSKMNAGSSPYTCLECSQRFQFEFPYVAHLRFRCPKRLHGTDLSPREEQGGGVGTKDHGGGGGGGKDQQQSQEAPLGPGPKFCKAGPVHHYPAPSPESGNPPAAGGGSGAKPSTDFHNLARELENSGGASSCSPVRSLGGGSGHQEAELSPDGNAAGMGKGKRKFPEEATEGGGAGLVGGRGRFAERALPASKEDLVCTPQQYRNSGSYFSLEENGRLFAPPSPETGEAKRSAFVEVKKAARAAGGPEEAAADGGGAAAEEQDAGTGGGSSSTPVAASPAGTEKLLAPRPGGALPGRLEGGSPARGSAFTSVPQLGGAGGGGAGGGAGAGGGAGGAGGGQGAAADERKSAFSQPARSFSQLSPLVLGQKLGALEPCHPGDGVGHTRLYPAASDPLAVKLQGAAELNGGCGALPNGGGGGGLPKQSPFLYATAFWPKSSAAAAAAAAAAAGPLQLQLPSALTLLPPSFTSLCLPAQNWCAKCNASFRMTSDLVYHMRSHHKKEYAMEPLVKRRREEKLKCPICNESFRERHHLSRHMTSHN; this is translated from the exons ATGGAGGATTCAGGCATCCAGCGAGGCATCTGGGAGGGAGATGCCAAGGCTGTCCAGCAGTGTCTGACAGATATTTTTACCAGCGTTTACACCACCTGCGACATCCCTGAGAATGCTATATTTGGTCCCTGCGTCCTGAGCCATACTTCCCTGTACGACAGCATAGCTTTCATAGCTCTCAAGTCCACAGACAAGAGAACGGTCCCTTATATCTTCCGG GTAGACACTTCAGCGGCTAATGGTTCCTCGGAAGGTCTCATGTGGCTGCGTCTGGTCCAATCAGCCAGAGATAAAGAAGAGCAGAACCTTGAAGCCTATATTAAAAACGGACAGCTGTTTTACCGCTCTCTCCGCAGGATTGCCAAAGATGAGGAGTTACTAGTTTGGTACGGGAAAGAACTGACCGAGTTACTCTTGCTCTGCCCCTCTAGATCCCACAGCAAAATGAATG CAGGGTCGTCCCCTTACACATGCCTGGAGTGCAGCCAACGTTTCCAGTTTGAGTTCCCCTATGTAGCGCATCTGCGCTTCCGCTGCCCCAAGAGACTTCACGGCACTGATCTGAGCCCCCGAGAGGAGCAAGGCGGCGGCGTGGGTACCAAGGATcacggaggcggcggcggcggtggcaaGGACCAACAGCAGTCGCAGGAGGCACCCTTGGGTCCTGGCCCGAAGTTCTGCAAAGCCGGTCCGGTCCACCACTACCCGGCCCCCTCCCCCGAGAGCGGTAACCCGCCGGCGGCTGGTGGCGGCAGCGGCGCGAAGCCGTCCACGGACTTTCACAACCTGGCGCGGGAGCTGGAGAACTCCGGGGGCGCCAGCAGCTGCTCCCCGGTGCGGAGCCTCGGCGGCGGCAGCGGCCACCAGGAGGCGGAGCTGAGTCCCGACGGCAACGCCGCGGGCATGGGCAAAGGGAAGAGGAAGTTCCCGGAGGAGGCGACCGAGGGCGGCGGCGCGGGCCTGGTGGGGGGCCGGGGCCGCTTCGCCGAGCGGGCCCTGCCCGCCTCCAAGGAGGACCTGGTGTGCACGCCGCAGCAGTACCGCAACTCGGGCAGCTACTTCAGCCTGGAGGAGAACGGCCGCCTCTTCGCGCCTCCCAGTCCCGAGACGGGAGAGGCGAAGCGCAGCGCCTTCGTGGAGGTGAAGAAGGCGGCCCGGGCGGCCGGGGGGCCGGAGGAGGCGGCCGCCGACGGCGGGGGCGCGGCCGCCGAGGAGCAGGACGCGGGCACCGGCGGCGGCTCCTCTTCCACGCCTGTGGCCGCGTCCCCGGCCGGCACCGAGAAGCTGCTGGCCCCGCGGCCTGGGGGCGCGCTGCCAGGCCGACTGGAGGGCGGCAGCCCGGCGCGGGGCAGCGCCTTCACCTCGGTGCCGCAGCTGGGCGgtgcgggcggcggcggcgcgggcggcggcgcgggcgCTGGGGGCGGcgcgggcggggcgggcgggggccAGGGCGCAGCGGCTGACGAGCGCAAGAGCGCCTTCTCGCAGCCGGCGCGCTCCTTCTCGCAGCTGTCCCCGCTGGTGCTGGGCCAGAAGCTAGGCGCTCTCGAGCCTTGCCACCCCGGCGACGGGGTGGGCCACACCAGACTGTACCCCGCCGCCTCCGACCCCCTGGCCGTGAAGCTCCAGGGAGCGGCGGAGCTGAACGGAGGTTGCGGGGCCCTGCCgaacggcggcggcggcggcgggctgCCCAAGCAGAGCCCGTTCCTCTATGCCACCGCCTTCTGGCCCAAGAGCTCCGCCGCCGCGGCGGCCgcagcggcggcggctgcgggGCCCCTGCAGTTGCAGCTGCCGTCGGCGCTCACGCTGCTGCCGCCCTCGTTCACCTCGCTGTGTCTGCCCGCGCAGAACTGGTGCGCCAAGTGCAATGCCTCCTTCCGCATGACCTCCGACCTAGTGTACCACATGAGGTCGCATCACAAAAAGGAGTACGCCATGGAGCCCTTGGTGAAGCGGAGGCGGGAGGAGAAACTCAAGTGCCCCATTTGCAACGAGTCCTTCAGGGAGCGCCACCACCTCTCCAGGCACATGACCTCGCATAATTGA
- the PRDM8 gene encoding PR domain zinc finger protein 8 isoform X2 produces MEDSGIQRGIWEGDAKAVQQCLTDIFTSVYTTCDIPENAIFGPCVLSHTSLYDSIAFIALKSTDKRTVPYIFRVDTSAANGSSEGLMWLRLVQSARDKEEQNLEAYIKNGQLFYRSLRRIAKDEELLVWYGKELTELLLLCPSRSHSKMNGSSPYTCLECSQRFQFEFPYVAHLRFRCPKRLHGTDLSPREEQGGGVGTKDHGGGGGGGKDQQQSQEAPLGPGPKFCKAGPVHHYPAPSPESGNPPAAGGGSGAKPSTDFHNLARELENSGGASSCSPVRSLGGGSGHQEAELSPDGNAAGMGKGKRKFPEEATEGGGAGLVGGRGRFAERALPASKEDLVCTPQQYRNSGSYFSLEENGRLFAPPSPETGEAKRSAFVEVKKAARAAGGPEEAAADGGGAAAEEQDAGTGGGSSSTPVAASPAGTEKLLAPRPGGALPGRLEGGSPARGSAFTSVPQLGGAGGGGAGGGAGAGGGAGGAGGGQGAAADERKSAFSQPARSFSQLSPLVLGQKLGALEPCHPGDGVGHTRLYPAASDPLAVKLQGAAELNGGCGALPNGGGGGGLPKQSPFLYATAFWPKSSAAAAAAAAAAAGPLQLQLPSALTLLPPSFTSLCLPAQNWCAKCNASFRMTSDLVYHMRSHHKKEYAMEPLVKRRREEKLKCPICNESFRERHHLSRHMTSHN; encoded by the exons ATGGAGGATTCAGGCATCCAGCGAGGCATCTGGGAGGGAGATGCCAAGGCTGTCCAGCAGTGTCTGACAGATATTTTTACCAGCGTTTACACCACCTGCGACATCCCTGAGAATGCTATATTTGGTCCCTGCGTCCTGAGCCATACTTCCCTGTACGACAGCATAGCTTTCATAGCTCTCAAGTCCACAGACAAGAGAACGGTCCCTTATATCTTCCGG GTAGACACTTCAGCGGCTAATGGTTCCTCGGAAGGTCTCATGTGGCTGCGTCTGGTCCAATCAGCCAGAGATAAAGAAGAGCAGAACCTTGAAGCCTATATTAAAAACGGACAGCTGTTTTACCGCTCTCTCCGCAGGATTGCCAAAGATGAGGAGTTACTAGTTTGGTACGGGAAAGAACTGACCGAGTTACTCTTGCTCTGCCCCTCTAGATCCCACAGCAAAATGAATG GGTCGTCCCCTTACACATGCCTGGAGTGCAGCCAACGTTTCCAGTTTGAGTTCCCCTATGTAGCGCATCTGCGCTTCCGCTGCCCCAAGAGACTTCACGGCACTGATCTGAGCCCCCGAGAGGAGCAAGGCGGCGGCGTGGGTACCAAGGATcacggaggcggcggcggcggtggcaaGGACCAACAGCAGTCGCAGGAGGCACCCTTGGGTCCTGGCCCGAAGTTCTGCAAAGCCGGTCCGGTCCACCACTACCCGGCCCCCTCCCCCGAGAGCGGTAACCCGCCGGCGGCTGGTGGCGGCAGCGGCGCGAAGCCGTCCACGGACTTTCACAACCTGGCGCGGGAGCTGGAGAACTCCGGGGGCGCCAGCAGCTGCTCCCCGGTGCGGAGCCTCGGCGGCGGCAGCGGCCACCAGGAGGCGGAGCTGAGTCCCGACGGCAACGCCGCGGGCATGGGCAAAGGGAAGAGGAAGTTCCCGGAGGAGGCGACCGAGGGCGGCGGCGCGGGCCTGGTGGGGGGCCGGGGCCGCTTCGCCGAGCGGGCCCTGCCCGCCTCCAAGGAGGACCTGGTGTGCACGCCGCAGCAGTACCGCAACTCGGGCAGCTACTTCAGCCTGGAGGAGAACGGCCGCCTCTTCGCGCCTCCCAGTCCCGAGACGGGAGAGGCGAAGCGCAGCGCCTTCGTGGAGGTGAAGAAGGCGGCCCGGGCGGCCGGGGGGCCGGAGGAGGCGGCCGCCGACGGCGGGGGCGCGGCCGCCGAGGAGCAGGACGCGGGCACCGGCGGCGGCTCCTCTTCCACGCCTGTGGCCGCGTCCCCGGCCGGCACCGAGAAGCTGCTGGCCCCGCGGCCTGGGGGCGCGCTGCCAGGCCGACTGGAGGGCGGCAGCCCGGCGCGGGGCAGCGCCTTCACCTCGGTGCCGCAGCTGGGCGgtgcgggcggcggcggcgcgggcggcggcgcgggcgCTGGGGGCGGcgcgggcggggcgggcgggggccAGGGCGCAGCGGCTGACGAGCGCAAGAGCGCCTTCTCGCAGCCGGCGCGCTCCTTCTCGCAGCTGTCCCCGCTGGTGCTGGGCCAGAAGCTAGGCGCTCTCGAGCCTTGCCACCCCGGCGACGGGGTGGGCCACACCAGACTGTACCCCGCCGCCTCCGACCCCCTGGCCGTGAAGCTCCAGGGAGCGGCGGAGCTGAACGGAGGTTGCGGGGCCCTGCCgaacggcggcggcggcggcgggctgCCCAAGCAGAGCCCGTTCCTCTATGCCACCGCCTTCTGGCCCAAGAGCTCCGCCGCCGCGGCGGCCgcagcggcggcggctgcgggGCCCCTGCAGTTGCAGCTGCCGTCGGCGCTCACGCTGCTGCCGCCCTCGTTCACCTCGCTGTGTCTGCCCGCGCAGAACTGGTGCGCCAAGTGCAATGCCTCCTTCCGCATGACCTCCGACCTAGTGTACCACATGAGGTCGCATCACAAAAAGGAGTACGCCATGGAGCCCTTGGTGAAGCGGAGGCGGGAGGAGAAACTCAAGTGCCCCATTTGCAACGAGTCCTTCAGGGAGCGCCACCACCTCTCCAGGCACATGACCTCGCATAATTGA